A single window of Silurus meridionalis isolate SWU-2019-XX chromosome 11, ASM1480568v1, whole genome shotgun sequence DNA harbors:
- the paqr3b gene encoding progestin and adipoQ receptor family member 3b isoform X1 → MPQKILKSPHYIELGSYQYWPVLVPRGIRLYTYEQIPVFLKENPYITDGYRAHLPSRLCLKSIFVLSNETVNIWSHLLGFVLFFLLGVNDMSTVLPAAGASREDYVIYSIGLFCFQVCMLCSVGYHLFCCHRSEKTSRRWLALDYAGISVGILGCYVPGVFYAFYCDGFWRQVYLITILALILSVFSAQIHPLYHTQEWKMLRSVIFCSVAAYGIVPACHWVWLNGGFRSEIVQLFFPRVMVLYLIAASAFLFYISKVPERYFPGQLNYLGASHQLWHVLVVMMFYWWHQTAVYITHYRHSKPCPSYS, encoded by the exons ATGCCTCAGAAGATCCTGAAGAGTCCTCATTACATAGAACTGGGCAGTTATCAGTACTGGCCGGTTCTGGTGCCCAGAGGGATCCGACTTTACACTTACGAGCAGATCCCCGTGTTCCTGAAGGAGAACCCGTACATCACAGATGGTTACCGAGCACATCTGCCTTCTCGCTTATGCCTGAAAAG tatattCGTTCTGTCTAATGAGACGGTGAACATCTGGAGCCATCTCCTAGGCTTCGTGCTGTTCTTCTTGTTGGGGGTGAACGACATGTCCACAGTGTTACCGGCTGCAGGAGCTTCCCGAGAGGATTACGTCATCTACTCAATAGGGCTCTTCTGCTTtcag gtgtgtatgcTGTGCTCGGTGGGATATCACTTATTCTGCTGCCATCGCTCGGAGAAGACGAGCCGCCGCTGGCTGGCCCTGGACTACGCCGGGATCTCGGTGGGAATTCTGGGATGCTACGTCCCGGGAGTGTTCTACGCCTTCTACTGCGACGGG TTTTGGAGGCAGGTGTACCTGATCACGATTCTGGCTCTGATCCTGTCCGTGTTCTCGGCTCAGATCCACCCTCTGTACCACACTCAGGAGTGGAAGATGCTGCGCTCGGTCATTTTCTGCTCCGTGGCGGCGTATGGCATCGTCCCCGCCTGCCACTGGGTGTGGCTTAACGGAGGCTTCCGCTCTGAGATCGTTCAG CTGTTTTTCCCACGTGTCATGGTCCTGTATCTGATCGCTGCCTCAGCCTTCCTCTTCTACATCAGTAAAGTGCCTGAGCGCTACTTCCCAG GGCAGCTGAACTACCTCGGGGCCAGTCACCAGCTCTGGCACGTTCTGGTGGTCATGATGTTCTACTGGTGGCACCAGACGGCCGTCTACATCACACATTACAGGCACAGCAAGCCCTGTCCGAGCTACAGCTAG
- the paqr3b gene encoding progestin and adipoQ receptor family member 3b isoform X2: protein MPQKILKSPHYIELGSYQYWPVLVPRGIRLYTYEQIPVFLKENPYITDGYRAHLPSRLCLKSIFVLSNETVNIWSHLLGFVLFFLLGVNDMSTVLPAAGASREDYVIYSIGLFCFQVCMLCSVGYHLFCCHRSEKTSRRWLALDYAGISVGILGCYVPGVFYAFYCDGFWRQVYLITILALILSVFSAQIHPLYHTQEWKMLRSVIFCSVAAYGIVPACHWVWLNGGFRSEIVQLFFPRVMVLYLIAASAFLFYISKVPERYFPGQFAVVKEE from the exons ATGCCTCAGAAGATCCTGAAGAGTCCTCATTACATAGAACTGGGCAGTTATCAGTACTGGCCGGTTCTGGTGCCCAGAGGGATCCGACTTTACACTTACGAGCAGATCCCCGTGTTCCTGAAGGAGAACCCGTACATCACAGATGGTTACCGAGCACATCTGCCTTCTCGCTTATGCCTGAAAAG tatattCGTTCTGTCTAATGAGACGGTGAACATCTGGAGCCATCTCCTAGGCTTCGTGCTGTTCTTCTTGTTGGGGGTGAACGACATGTCCACAGTGTTACCGGCTGCAGGAGCTTCCCGAGAGGATTACGTCATCTACTCAATAGGGCTCTTCTGCTTtcag gtgtgtatgcTGTGCTCGGTGGGATATCACTTATTCTGCTGCCATCGCTCGGAGAAGACGAGCCGCCGCTGGCTGGCCCTGGACTACGCCGGGATCTCGGTGGGAATTCTGGGATGCTACGTCCCGGGAGTGTTCTACGCCTTCTACTGCGACGGG TTTTGGAGGCAGGTGTACCTGATCACGATTCTGGCTCTGATCCTGTCCGTGTTCTCGGCTCAGATCCACCCTCTGTACCACACTCAGGAGTGGAAGATGCTGCGCTCGGTCATTTTCTGCTCCGTGGCGGCGTATGGCATCGTCCCCGCCTGCCACTGGGTGTGGCTTAACGGAGGCTTCCGCTCTGAGATCGTTCAG CTGTTTTTCCCACGTGTCATGGTCCTGTATCTGATCGCTGCCTCAGCCTTCCTCTTCTACATCAGTAAAGTGCCTGAGCGCTACTTCCCAG GCCAATTTGCTGTagtaaaagaggaataa